A stretch of Hoplias malabaricus isolate fHopMal1 chromosome 10, fHopMal1.hap1, whole genome shotgun sequence DNA encodes these proteins:
- the LOC136708616 gene encoding C-C chemokine receptor type 5-like, giving the protein MNTSTENNSDAFAEYYSYEGDPAPPCNNSNVKDFGRVFLPTLYSMVFIAGFIGNGLVAYVLIRYRQRSNMADMCLLNLAMADLLFLLSLPFWAHYAAMNQWTFGNFMCKAVTSFYMLGFYGSIFFMILITVDRYVVIVHALASLISRQHSANVALACFMWILSLMASLPNMIFSQSKNETCKPEYPDQTYWKKFGYIQLNFGLILPLLIMVFCYSQIIYTLYHMKSQKKHKSIRLVLVLVIVFFVFWTPYNVVTFLKLLHQTGHLQSCEWQQNLNLSMQWVETIAFSHCCLNPIIYAFVGQRFRTLFIKALKESFPACFNKCKMLSTEPSEEKCSVYS; this is encoded by the exons ATGAATACTTCCACAGAAAACAACAGTGACG cctTTGCCGAATACTATAGTTACGAAGGAGATCCAGCCCCACCCTGCAACAACAGCAATGTAAAGGACTTTGGCCGAGTTTTTCTCCCCACTCTCTATAGCATGGTCTTCATAGCAGGATTCATTGGCAACGGCCTGGTGGCGTATGTCCTCATCAGATATCGCCAGAGATCAAATATGGCCGACATGTGCCTCTTGAACCTGGCGATGGCTGACCTGCtgttcctcctctctctgcccttctggGCCCACTACGCTGCCATGAACCAGTGGACCTTTGGGAACTTCATGTGCAAGGCTGTGACATCCTTCTACATGCTGGGCTTCTACGGCAGTATCTTTTTCATGATCCTGATAACAGTGGATCGTTATGTTGTCATTGTCCATGCCCTTGCCTCGCTAATTTCCAGGCAGCACTCAGCTAATGTGGCCCTGGCCTGTTTTATGTGGATACTCAGTCTGATGGCTTCCCTGCCAAACATGATATTCTCCCAGTCAAAGAACGAGACATGCAAGCCAGAATATCCTGATCAAACCTATTGGAAAAAGTTCGGCTACATACAGCTAAACTTCGGCTTGATCCTCCCACTCCTCATCATGGTGTTCTGCTACTCTCAGATCATCTACACCTTGTACCATATGAAGTCTCAAAAGAAGCACAAATCCATTAGGCTCGTCCTGGTCTTGgttattgttttctttgtctTCTGGACACCCTACAACGTGGTCACATTCCTGAAATTGCTTCATCAAACAGGGCACTTGCAAAGTTGTGAATGGCAGCAAAACCTGAACCTGTCCATGCAGTGGGTGGAGACCATCGCCTTCAGTCACTGCTGCCTCAACCCCATCATCTACGCCTTTGTTGGCCAGAGGTTCAGGACATTATTCATTAAGGCCCTGAAAGAGTCATTTCCAGCTTGCTTCAACAAGTGCAAAATGCTCAGCACTGAGCCATCTGAGGAGAAATGCTCAGTTTACTCCTGA